The Mucilaginibacter yixingensis genome window below encodes:
- a CDS encoding DNA/RNA non-specific endonuclease produces MKLKQLFALVVVPAVLASCTKQSLPTQEPLAAVAPVAAKLQTATITQTVNETFETGTKGAYAAANVTLATGTWNMDDALIGNSTSDRKDGSQSVRIRNTGTLTMGFDVTSGASTVTIKHAVYGTDGSSTWQLWASSNGGSYTQTGSTITSSSTTLATASFTVNLTGTLRFQLRKITGGANRINIDDFVINSADSGTGGGGGTGGSTGDNSNLLMGNPSGATTSAVTSPDNYLMDQTYYVESYNRDQGKPNWVSWYLGNTSLGSTARQDDFRPDPTLPSGWFSVAASGYSGSGFDRGHNCPSADRTSTVAANQATFLMTNMMPQAPNNNEQTWGNLENYERTLVNAGNELYVICGSYGVGGTGSNGFATSVDGGHVTVPSNTWKVIVVLPNGNSDLSRVSTTTRVIAVNMPNNNTINSDWTNYITTVDAIESATGYDLLSAVSTSVQSVIEARADGGI; encoded by the coding sequence ATGAAATTAAAACAACTCTTTGCCCTTGTAGTGGTACCAGCCGTTCTGGCATCGTGTACTAAACAATCGCTACCCACACAGGAGCCGCTGGCCGCTGTAGCTCCTGTTGCTGCCAAATTGCAAACGGCAACCATTACTCAAACGGTAAACGAAACATTTGAAACCGGCACCAAAGGCGCTTATGCTGCGGCCAACGTTACCCTGGCAACCGGTACCTGGAACATGGACGATGCTCTGATTGGCAACAGTACGTCCGACCGAAAGGACGGCAGTCAATCCGTGCGCATCCGCAACACCGGCACCCTTACCATGGGCTTTGATGTAACCAGCGGCGCTTCTACCGTTACCATTAAACACGCGGTCTACGGTACAGACGGCAGCTCCACCTGGCAGTTGTGGGCATCAAGCAACGGCGGTTCTTACACACAGACCGGTTCAACCATCACCAGCAGCAGCACCACATTGGCTACAGCTAGTTTTACCGTAAACCTGACCGGCACGCTACGCTTCCAGTTGCGCAAAATTACCGGCGGCGCCAACCGCATTAACATTGACGACTTTGTAATTAACAGCGCCGACAGTGGCACCGGAGGCGGTGGCGGTACCGGCGGCAGCACCGGCGATAACAGCAACCTGCTGATGGGCAACCCAAGCGGCGCCACTACCAGCGCCGTAACCTCGCCTGATAATTACCTGATGGACCAAACTTACTACGTTGAATCATACAACCGCGATCAGGGTAAACCCAACTGGGTGAGCTGGTATCTGGGCAACACCTCATTGGGCAGCACTGCCCGTCAGGATGATTTCCGTCCGGATCCAACCCTGCCTTCAGGCTGGTTTTCAGTTGCAGCAAGCGGCTACTCCGGCTCAGGCTTTGACCGCGGACATAACTGCCCATCGGCAGATCGTACATCTACCGTTGCGGCCAATCAGGCTACCTTCCTGATGACCAACATGATGCCACAGGCACCAAACAATAATGAGCAAACCTGGGGTAACCTTGAAAATTACGAACGCACGCTGGTTAATGCCGGTAACGAGCTTTACGTCATCTGCGGATCATACGGCGTTGGCGGTACCGGCTCAAACGGCTTTGCCACGTCTGTTGATGGCGGCCATGTAACCGTTCCATCAAACACATGGAAAGTAATTGTGGTATTACCAAACGGCAACAGCGATCTGAGTCGCGTTAGCACCACCACCCGCGTTATTGCCGTAAATATGCCGAACAATAACACCATCAACAGCGACTGGACCAACTACATCACTACCGTTGATGCCATTGAGTCGGCTACCGGTTATGACCTGCTATCGGCTGTGTCAACCTCCGTCCAATCGGTAATTGAAGCACGTGCAGACGGCGGTATTTAA
- a CDS encoding tyrosine-protein phosphatase — protein MFGLFKRKEKVREINYNYSKQAVDMHSHVLPGIDDGAQTPEDSIFLIKKMMDLGIQKIIATPHVMVDYYRNTPESINNALAILKAELANQQMDIEVEAAAEHYFDETFPKRIETGDLMLMKDNYVLFELSFITPPPNLIGTVQRMREKGYKPILAHPERYNYMSLDEINQLYGWGCAMQINTISLTGYYGSESKKMAEAMVDHALVDFISSDMHHPRHAAALEKALQTTYVEKLLHDYPLKNKLLL, from the coding sequence ATGTTCGGGCTTTTTAAACGTAAAGAAAAGGTAAGAGAGATTAATTACAACTACAGCAAACAGGCGGTGGATATGCACTCGCATGTTTTGCCGGGGATTGATGATGGTGCGCAAACGCCCGAGGATTCTATTTTTCTGATCAAAAAGATGATGGATCTGGGCATTCAAAAAATCATCGCCACGCCCCATGTAATGGTTGATTATTACCGCAATACGCCCGAATCTATCAACAATGCGCTGGCCATATTGAAAGCAGAATTGGCCAACCAACAGATGGATATTGAAGTTGAGGCCGCCGCCGAACATTATTTTGATGAAACATTCCCAAAGCGCATAGAGACTGGCGATTTGATGTTGATGAAAGACAACTATGTGTTGTTCGAACTATCATTCATCACGCCGCCGCCTAACCTGATTGGCACTGTACAACGGATGCGCGAGAAAGGGTATAAACCCATCCTTGCCCACCCGGAGCGTTATAATTACATGTCGTTAGATGAGATTAACCAGCTATATGGCTGGGGCTGTGCCATGCAGATCAACACCATTTCATTAACCGGTTATTATGGCTCTGAAAGCAAAAAAATGGCCGAAGCAATGGTTGATCACGCGCTGGTAGATTTTATCTCCAGTGATATGCACCATCCACGCCATGCAGCTGCACTGGAGAAAGCATTACAAACTACATACGTAGAGAAACTGCTGCATGATTATCCGTTGAAGAATAAGTTGTTGTTGTAG
- the galE gene encoding UDP-glucose 4-epimerase GalE, whose amino-acid sequence MSKILVTGGLGFIGSHAVVELVNAGYEPVIVDDLSNSQLAILDQITKIIGYKPAFHQLDLSVEADVNSLALAEPDITGVIHFAAFKAVGESVGHPLKYYRNNFYSLINLLNAYYAKPVNLVFSSSCTVYGQPDVLPVTEDAPVKPAQSPYGNTKQVAEEILKDMIFSGGSRYKVVSLRYFNPVGAHHSALIGELPIGVPQNLVPFITQSAIGKRGNITVHGDDYNTPDGSCIRDYIHVVDLAKAHVAALRLMEKESFTGYDMFNLGTGTGSSVLEVIHAFERSTGVKLNYQIGPRRPGDVEQVWGDVTKSTQKLGWKAELGIDEMMSSAWEWEKYIETNPF is encoded by the coding sequence ATGAGCAAAATTCTGGTAACCGGCGGTTTGGGCTTTATCGGCTCGCATGCCGTTGTTGAACTGGTAAATGCCGGCTATGAACCGGTAATTGTAGATGATCTTTCAAACTCGCAGCTGGCTATTTTAGACCAAATCACAAAGATTATTGGCTATAAACCGGCCTTTCATCAGCTGGATCTGAGCGTTGAAGCCGATGTAAACAGCCTGGCACTGGCCGAACCGGATATTACCGGTGTTATCCATTTCGCCGCATTTAAAGCTGTAGGCGAATCTGTTGGGCATCCGCTAAAATACTATCGAAATAACTTCTACTCGTTAATTAACCTGTTGAATGCTTATTACGCTAAACCGGTAAACCTGGTGTTCTCTTCAAGCTGTACCGTTTATGGGCAGCCAGATGTGTTGCCGGTTACTGAAGATGCGCCGGTTAAGCCAGCGCAATCGCCTTATGGTAACACCAAACAGGTGGCCGAAGAAATTTTGAAAGATATGATCTTCTCTGGCGGCAGCAGATATAAAGTAGTTTCATTACGCTATTTTAACCCGGTTGGTGCCCACCACAGTGCGCTGATTGGCGAGTTACCTATTGGTGTGCCGCAAAACCTGGTGCCGTTTATCACCCAGTCTGCCATTGGCAAACGCGGTAACATTACCGTGCACGGTGATGACTACAACACGCCAGACGGTAGCTGCATCCGCGATTATATCCATGTGGTTGACTTGGCGAAGGCTCACGTAGCTGCATTGCGTTTAATGGAGAAAGAAAGCTTTACCGGCTATGATATGTTTAATTTGGGCACCGGTACCGGCTCATCTGTGTTGGAGGTGATCCACGCTTTTGAGCGTTCTACAGGTGTTAAGCTGAACTACCAGATTGGTCCGCGCCGCCCGGGCGATGTGGAGCAGGTTTGGGGCGATGTTACCAAATCAACTCAAAAACTGGGCTGGAAAGCAGAGTTGGGCATTGACGAAATGATGTCATCAGCCTGGGAGTGGGAGAAATATATCGAAACCAATCCGTTTTAA
- a CDS encoding DNA/RNA non-specific endonuclease: MKTNKLVILTFFVAALAATGCKKDSKGIDPVDTTKTTPPAKAYVITEGFESGSKTAYADATVTLSTGSWDLNDAVIGNLATDVKNGAWAVRLRTGSISMMFDINGLTQISIKHAKYGADAASTWQLMMSDDGGTTYKQVGTDISETSTTFVTDSFKVTTTKKVRFKIQKTGTTRINLDDITFKGTGDSGVTVTDDDGNDGGSTSTPAGARDAVFGADAPPTTGDNSDLLMGNPSNAVAVSANTTNYLIDAHYYTESYNSTKGIPNWVSWHLDATNTTGVTDRLNNFAAFSQLPTGYTVVQSNSYNGSVTGFDRGHNCPSADRTSSANANSATFLMINMIPQAPYFNQHPWADMEGYLRNLAANGNELYIIMGNYGTGGTGSTGSVSNSIATNGVTITVPAHVWKIAVVIPTGNGDLARVDASTKVIAVDMPNINTVGSDWKQYVTTVRSIETATGLNLLSALPQNVQDAIEVKAATGL, from the coding sequence ATGAAAACAAACAAACTAGTTATCTTAACATTTTTTGTTGCGGCATTGGCTGCAACCGGCTGTAAAAAAGACAGCAAAGGCATCGATCCGGTAGACACTACCAAAACCACCCCGCCTGCAAAAGCCTACGTAATTACCGAAGGTTTTGAAAGTGGCAGCAAAACGGCCTATGCCGATGCTACCGTAACGCTTTCAACAGGTTCATGGGATCTTAACGATGCGGTGATTGGCAATTTGGCAACTGATGTAAAAAACGGCGCATGGGCTGTCCGCTTGAGGACCGGCAGCATTTCCATGATGTTTGACATCAATGGCTTAACCCAGATCAGCATCAAACACGCCAAGTATGGTGCCGATGCTGCCTCTACCTGGCAACTAATGATGTCTGATGACGGCGGCACCACCTACAAACAGGTAGGCACCGACATCTCTGAAACCTCAACAACCTTTGTAACCGACTCATTTAAAGTCACAACTACTAAAAAGGTAAGGTTTAAGATCCAGAAAACAGGTACCACACGCATCAACCTTGACGACATTACCTTTAAAGGAACGGGCGACTCTGGCGTAACCGTTACCGATGACGATGGTAACGATGGTGGCAGCACCTCAACACCTGCCGGCGCACGTGATGCTGTTTTTGGCGCAGATGCCCCACCAACCACCGGCGATAATAGCGACTTGCTGATGGGTAACCCGTCAAACGCGGTAGCAGTATCAGCCAACACGACCAACTACCTGATTGACGCACATTACTACACCGAGTCGTACAACAGCACCAAAGGTATCCCTAACTGGGTAAGCTGGCATTTAGACGCCACTAACACCACCGGTGTAACCGACCGTTTGAACAACTTTGCGGCATTTTCTCAACTGCCAACCGGCTATACCGTAGTGCAAAGCAACAGCTACAATGGTTCTGTAACCGGTTTTGACCGTGGCCACAACTGCCCATCTGCAGATCGTACCAGCTCGGCAAACGCTAACTCTGCTACCTTCCTGATGATCAACATGATCCCTCAGGCCCCATACTTCAACCAACACCCATGGGCAGATATGGAAGGTTACCTGCGCAACCTTGCTGCCAATGGCAATGAGCTTTACATTATTATGGGCAACTATGGTACCGGTGGCACTGGCTCCACTGGTTCTGTCAGCAACTCAATCGCTACCAACGGCGTAACCATTACCGTACCAGCACACGTTTGGAAAATTGCGGTGGTTATTCCAACCGGCAACGGCGATTTGGCCCGTGTTGACGCCAGCACCAAAGTTATTGCTGTAGACATGCCAAACATCAATACCGTAGGTTCTGACTGGAAACAATATGTTACCACCGTGCGCTCTATTGAAACCGCAACCGGCCTTAACTTGCTCTCGGCCCTGCCACAAAACGTGCAGGATGCGATTGAGGTAAAAGCCGCAACCGGTTTATAA
- the metH gene encoding methionine synthase has product MDIRQELKKRILIIDGAMGTMIQRYDLTEEDFRGERFREHTSDLKGNNDLLNLTRPDVIKAIHKEYLDAGADIIETNTFSTQRISLADYHMEELSYEMSYEGARLAREVVDEYNKLTPEKPRFVAGAVGPTNRTASLSPDVNDPGYRAVTFDDLAEAYYEQIRGLVDGGSDLLLIETIFDTLNAKAALYAAQRYEHELKEKNPGHHGLPLMISGTITDASGRTLSGQTVEAFWNSVRHANLLSVGLNCALGAKEMRPHLEELSNKADVFISAYPNAGLPNEFGAYDEQPHETAHQVDDFMEHGMVNIVGGCCGTTPDHIRCIADRAAQHQPRKLAEVDPFMRLSGLESVTLTPETNFVNVGERTNITGSPKFSKLILAEDFEGALVVARQQVEGGAQVIDVNMDEGMIDSEASMVKFLNLIASEPDIAKLPIMVDSSKWSVIEAGLKCLQGKGIVNSISLKEGEEKFKEYARKILSYGAATVVMAFDENGQADNYQRRIEICKRSYDILVDEVGFPPQDIIFDPNILTVATGLEEHNNYAVDFIEATRWIKQNLPHAKVSGGVSNISFSFRGNNVVREAMHSAFLYHAIRAGMDMGIVNAGMLEVYEEIPKELLVMVEDVLLNRRPDATERLVEFAETVKSKGKEVVKDEEWRKGPVQARLSHALVKGIIEYLDADVEEARQQYARPLEVIEGPLMDGMNIVGDLFGAGKMFLPQVVKSARVMKKAVAYLLPFIEAEKALGGGGQSSSAGKILLATVKGDVHDIGKNIVGVVLACNNFEVIDLGVMVPAQRILDEARKQNVDIIGLSGLITPSLDEMVHFAKEMEREGFTMPLIVGGATTSRIHAAVKIAPNYSGAAIHVLDASRSVTVCSSLMNKDGKADYIAGIKAEYEKAREAHLNKRSDKRFVPIEEAREKKFVISLDGDVAPKPAVSGVKVIESYPLEELVPYIDWTPFFHTWELRGSYPKIFDDKYVGTEAKKLYDDAQVLLQRIIDDKLLKANGVIGFWPANSVGDDIELYTDETRTKVLTKIHTLRQQAEKVKDEPYYALSDFIAPKESGVPDYWGGFAVTAGLGCDELVAEFEKDHDDYNSIMAKAMADRLAEAFAEKMHELVRKEYWGYASDEHLSNNELIKEQYQGIRPAPGYPACPDHTEKTTLFELLQAEQNAGMQLTESLAMLPAASVSGFYFSHPQSRYFGLGKISKDQVEDYAIRKDMPLEEAERWLGPNINY; this is encoded by the coding sequence ATGGATATCAGACAAGAACTAAAGAAACGCATCCTGATCATTGACGGGGCCATGGGCACCATGATACAGCGCTATGACCTAACGGAAGAAGACTTTCGTGGCGAACGCTTTCGTGAGCACACCAGTGATTTGAAAGGTAATAATGACCTGCTCAACCTCACGCGCCCGGATGTGATTAAAGCTATACATAAAGAATACCTGGACGCCGGTGCCGATATCATCGAAACCAACACATTCAGTACCCAGCGCATTAGCCTGGCCGATTATCACATGGAAGAGCTCTCCTATGAGATGAGCTACGAAGGTGCACGCCTGGCCCGCGAGGTGGTGGATGAGTACAATAAACTCACACCAGAAAAACCACGCTTTGTGGCCGGTGCCGTTGGGCCGACTAACCGTACGGCTTCGCTATCGCCAGATGTGAATGATCCGGGCTACCGTGCCGTAACCTTTGATGATCTGGCCGAGGCTTACTACGAGCAGATCCGCGGATTGGTAGATGGCGGTTCTGACCTGTTGTTGATTGAAACTATTTTTGATACGCTGAACGCAAAAGCGGCCTTATATGCTGCCCAGCGTTATGAGCATGAGCTGAAAGAGAAAAACCCGGGCCATCATGGTTTGCCGCTGATGATCTCTGGTACCATTACCGATGCATCGGGCCGTACCCTTTCGGGCCAAACGGTAGAGGCATTCTGGAACTCGGTGCGCCATGCCAACCTGCTATCGGTAGGTTTGAACTGTGCGCTGGGTGCTAAAGAGATGCGCCCGCACCTGGAAGAACTTTCTAATAAAGCCGATGTGTTCATCTCGGCCTACCCTAACGCTGGCCTGCCAAATGAGTTTGGTGCGTATGACGAGCAACCACACGAAACCGCGCACCAGGTGGATGATTTTATGGAGCACGGCATGGTAAACATTGTTGGGGGTTGCTGTGGTACCACGCCAGACCACATCCGTTGCATTGCCGACAGAGCCGCACAACATCAGCCCCGCAAATTAGCCGAGGTTGATCCGTTTATGCGTTTGAGTGGTCTGGAATCAGTAACTCTTACTCCAGAGACCAACTTTGTAAACGTGGGTGAGCGTACCAATATCACCGGTTCGCCAAAATTCTCTAAGCTGATTTTGGCAGAAGACTTTGAAGGCGCCCTGGTGGTTGCCCGTCAGCAGGTAGAAGGCGGTGCCCAGGTAATTGACGTAAATATGGACGAGGGCATGATCGACTCGGAAGCGAGCATGGTCAAGTTCCTGAACCTGATTGCTTCTGAACCTGATATTGCCAAATTGCCTATCATGGTCGACTCTTCAAAGTGGTCGGTTATTGAGGCCGGTTTGAAATGTTTACAAGGCAAAGGCATTGTGAACTCCATATCGCTGAAAGAAGGTGAAGAGAAATTTAAAGAATATGCCCGTAAGATTTTAAGCTATGGTGCTGCCACGGTAGTAATGGCGTTTGACGAAAATGGCCAGGCCGATAATTACCAGCGCCGTATAGAGATCTGTAAACGCAGCTATGATATATTGGTAGACGAAGTGGGTTTCCCTCCGCAGGATATCATCTTCGATCCAAACATTCTGACCGTAGCTACCGGTCTGGAAGAACACAATAACTACGCGGTTGATTTTATTGAAGCCACCCGCTGGATTAAGCAAAACCTGCCGCACGCCAAAGTGAGCGGTGGTGTGAGTAACATTTCGTTTTCGTTCCGCGGTAATAACGTGGTGCGCGAGGCCATGCACTCGGCTTTCTTGTATCACGCCATTCGTGCCGGTATGGATATGGGTATTGTTAACGCCGGTATGCTGGAAGTTTACGAAGAGATACCGAAAGAGCTGCTGGTGATGGTAGAAGACGTGTTGCTGAATCGCCGCCCTGATGCTACCGAGCGTTTGGTAGAATTTGCCGAGACCGTAAAAAGTAAAGGCAAAGAGGTAGTGAAAGACGAAGAGTGGCGCAAAGGCCCTGTTCAGGCACGCTTGTCGCATGCGCTGGTAAAAGGCATTATTGAGTACCTGGATGCCGACGTGGAAGAAGCTCGTCAGCAATATGCCCGTCCGCTGGAAGTAATTGAAGGTCCGTTAATGGATGGTATGAACATCGTGGGCGACCTGTTTGGCGCCGGTAAGATGTTTTTGCCGCAGGTAGTAAAATCTGCCCGTGTAATGAAAAAGGCCGTGGCCTACCTGCTGCCATTTATTGAGGCCGAGAAAGCACTGGGCGGTGGCGGACAAAGTTCATCAGCCGGCAAAATTCTGTTGGCTACCGTTAAGGGCGATGTGCACGATATTGGTAAAAATATTGTAGGCGTGGTACTGGCCTGCAACAACTTTGAAGTGATTGACCTGGGCGTAATGGTGCCCGCACAAAGAATATTGGATGAGGCCCGCAAGCAGAATGTAGACATTATTGGCTTGAGCGGTCTGATTACCCCATCGTTGGATGAAATGGTGCACTTTGCCAAAGAGATGGAGCGCGAAGGTTTTACCATGCCGCTGATTGTAGGCGGTGCGACAACCTCACGTATCCATGCCGCGGTAAAAATTGCCCCGAATTACTCGGGCGCAGCTATCCACGTGCTGGATGCATCGCGTAGCGTGACCGTGTGCAGCAGTTTGATGAACAAAGATGGCAAGGCTGATTACATAGCCGGTATAAAAGCCGAATACGAGAAAGCCCGCGAAGCGCACCTGAACAAACGGTCAGACAAACGCTTTGTACCGATTGAGGAAGCCCGCGAAAAGAAATTTGTGATCAGTCTGGATGGTGATGTTGCGCCAAAGCCTGCCGTGAGCGGTGTTAAAGTGATTGAAAGCTATCCGCTGGAAGAGCTGGTGCCGTACATCGACTGGACGCCTTTCTTCCATACCTGGGAGTTGCGCGGCAGTTATCCAAAGATTTTTGACGATAAATACGTAGGTACCGAAGCCAAAAAATTGTATGACGATGCACAGGTATTGTTGCAACGCATCATTGACGATAAATTGCTGAAAGCCAACGGCGTCATCGGTTTCTGGCCGGCTAATAGCGTAGGCGATGACATAGAGCTTTATACAGACGAAACGCGCACGAAGGTGCTCACCAAAATTCACACGCTGCGCCAACAGGCAGAGAAAGTGAAAGACGAGCCTTATTATGCGTTGTCAGATTTCATCGCGCCAAAAGAAAGCGGCGTGCCTGATTACTGGGGCGGCTTTGCCGTAACCGCAGGTTTGGGTTGTGATGAGCTGGTAGCCGAGTTTGAAAAAGACCACGACGATTACAACAGCATTATGGCCAAAGCCATGGCCGATCGCCTGGCCGAAGCTTTCGCAGAGAAAATGCATGAACTGGTACGTAAAGAATACTGGGGTTATGCCAGCGATGAGCACCTGAGCAATAACGAACTGATCAAGGAGCAATATCAAGGTATTCGTCCGGCGCCGGGTTATCCTGCCTGTCCGGATCATACCGAGAAAACCACGCTATTCGAACTACTGCAAGCGGAGCAAAACGCCGGTATGCAACTGACCGAAAGCCTGGCTATGTTACCGGCTGCATCGGTAAGTGGCTTCTATTTCTCGCACCCCCAATCAAGATATTTCGGGTTAGGGAAAATCAGCAAAGATCAAGTAGAGGATTACGCTATCCGTAAAGATATGCCGCTGGAAGAAGCTGAAAGATGGCTGGGGCCGAATATTAATTATTAG
- the thiL gene encoding thiamine-phosphate kinase: MFDNKETTGLENLGEFGLIGHLTKNIKLKHPGSLKGVGDDAAVLDFAGKKVLLSTDMLLEGIHFDLSYTPLKHLGYKAIQVNLSDICAMNGTPTQVTVSIGVSSKFPLEAIEELYDGIYIACEKYNVDLVGGDTTSSRQGLVISVSVLGYADEQDIAYRNTAQEGDLLCVSGDLGGAYVGLQLLEREKMIYLENPKIQPDLEGKDYIIERQLKPESRKDIVELLRAIGVKPTSMIDVSDGLASEILHICNQSNKGCNLYEEKIPIDPMTYDTAREFNLDPTICALSGGEDYELLFTVKQSDYDKLKNQPDISIIGHITEASAGRNLVSRTGNVHELKAQGWNAFKGE, encoded by the coding sequence ATGTTTGATAATAAAGAAACTACCGGCCTTGAAAACCTGGGCGAGTTTGGTTTGATAGGGCATCTTACTAAAAATATAAAGCTGAAACACCCCGGCTCATTAAAAGGTGTGGGCGATGATGCTGCCGTGCTTGATTTTGCCGGCAAAAAAGTGCTGCTCTCTACAGATATGCTGCTGGAAGGCATTCATTTTGACTTGTCATACACCCCGCTCAAACATCTGGGTTACAAAGCTATCCAGGTAAACCTGAGCGATATTTGCGCCATGAACGGCACGCCTACACAGGTAACCGTGTCTATCGGCGTATCCAGCAAGTTTCCGTTGGAAGCTATTGAAGAACTTTACGACGGCATTTACATTGCCTGCGAAAAATATAATGTAGACCTGGTTGGCGGCGACACCACCTCATCGCGCCAGGGACTGGTGATCAGCGTGAGCGTTTTGGGTTATGCCGATGAACAGGATATTGCCTACCGCAACACCGCCCAGGAGGGTGATCTGCTTTGCGTATCGGGCGATTTAGGCGGCGCTTACGTTGGCCTGCAATTGCTGGAGCGCGAGAAAATGATCTACCTGGAAAATCCAAAGATTCAGCCGGACCTGGAGGGTAAAGATTACATCATCGAGCGTCAGCTGAAACCAGAATCACGTAAGGATATTGTAGAACTGCTGCGTGCCATCGGCGTAAAACCAACGTCAATGATTGATGTGAGCGATGGCCTTGCCTCGGAAATACTGCACATTTGCAACCAAAGCAACAAAGGTTGTAACCTGTACGAAGAGAAAATTCCGATTGACCCGATGACCTACGACACGGCCCGTGAGTTTAACCTCGACCCAACCATCTGCGCCCTGAGCGGTGGTGAGGATTACGAGCTGCTGTTCACCGTCAAACAATCAGATTACGATAAGCTGAAAAATCAACCCGATATCAGCATCATTGGTCATATCACCGAGGCGTCTGCCGGGCGCAACCTGGTGAGTCGTACGGGTAACGTACACGAGCTGAAAGCCCAGGGGTGGAACGCGTTTAAGGGGGAATAA
- the metF gene encoding methylenetetrahydrofolate reductase [NAD(P)H], whose product MKITEHIANANGKTLFSFELIPPLKGHSIQGIYNAIDPLMEFNPPFIDVTSLREDYIYKQHNNGLLEKLTYRKRPGTIAICAAIMNKYKVDTVPHMLCGGFTKDETENALIDLQFLGIENVLVLRGDARRGDATFVPNNNGHCFATDLLQQVVDMNNGVYLHEDSDSHIMHTDFCIGVAGYPEKHFEAPNLKTDFKYLKQKVEMGANFIVTQMFFDNQAYFDFVKKCRENDINVSIIPGLKPITNSKQLVSLSKTFHIDIPEELSDAIHGCKSEKDVKEIGIEWMINQCKELVKFGAPVLHFYTMGNPEPTKRIASAVF is encoded by the coding sequence ATGAAGATAACCGAACACATAGCAAACGCCAACGGCAAAACCTTATTCTCTTTTGAGCTGATCCCGCCGTTGAAGGGGCACAGCATACAGGGTATTTATAACGCCATCGATCCCTTGATGGAGTTTAATCCGCCCTTTATTGATGTTACCTCGCTGCGGGAGGATTATATCTATAAACAGCACAATAATGGTTTGCTGGAAAAACTCACCTACCGCAAACGCCCGGGTACTATTGCTATTTGTGCCGCTATTATGAACAAGTACAAGGTAGATACCGTGCCCCACATGCTGTGCGGTGGTTTTACCAAAGATGAAACCGAGAATGCGCTGATTGATCTGCAATTCCTCGGCATTGAAAACGTGCTGGTGCTGCGTGGCGATGCTCGTCGCGGAGACGCTACCTTTGTGCCCAACAATAACGGACACTGCTTCGCTACAGATCTGCTGCAACAGGTGGTGGACATGAACAATGGCGTTTACCTGCATGAAGATTCTGACAGCCATATTATGCACACCGATTTCTGCATTGGTGTGGCCGGTTATCCAGAAAAGCATTTCGAAGCACCAAACCTCAAAACCGATTTTAAATACCTGAAGCAAAAGGTGGAGATGGGCGCCAACTTCATCGTAACGCAAATGTTCTTCGATAATCAGGCTTATTTTGATTTTGTGAAGAAATGTCGCGAGAACGATATTAACGTGTCGATTATCCCGGGACTAAAGCCCATCACCAACAGCAAACAACTGGTGTCGCTCTCTAAAACGTTCCATATTGATATCCCCGAAGAACTGAGTGACGCGATCCACGGGTGCAAGTCAGAAAAAGACGTAAAAGAGATAGGTATTGAGTGGATGATTAATCAGTGTAAAGAGCTGGTGAAATTTGGTGCACCGGTACTGCATTTTTACACTATGGGTAACCCTGAGCCAACTAAGCGCATTGCTTCGGCGGTGTTTTAG